DNA from Scheffersomyces stipitis CBS 6054 chromosome 1, whole genome shotgun sequence:
CCTCCACCATCAAGTTGGGTATTGACAAGGAAACTGGTAACGATGTCTACGCTCCATTCAACTCGGTTGTCCCATTGGTCAACCCTAACGACTTGATTGTCGGTGGTTGGGATATCAACGGCTTGTCTTTGGATGCTGCCATGCAAAGAGCTAAGGTTTTGGACATTGACTTgcaaaagaagttgactcCATACTTGAAGGAATACAAGCCTTTGCCATCTGTATACTACCCAGACTTTATTGCTCTCAACCAAAAGGACAGAGCCGacaacatcatcaacaagacCGAAAGCGGTGAAATCAGAACCGACAACAAGTGGGCTGATGTCGAAAAGATCAGAAAGGACATCAGAGACTTCAAGGAATCCAACAAATTGGACAAGGTCATTGTGTTGTGGACTGCCAACACCGAAAGATACGCTGATGTCATTGACGGTGTCAACGACAACGtcgacaacttgttggcttccatcaagaacaaccaCGACGAAATTGCTCCATCCACCATCTTTGCTGTCGCTTCCATCTTGGAAAAGGTTCCTTACATCAACGGTTCTCCACAAAACACCTTCGTTCCAGGTGTTATTGCTTTGGCTGAAAAGGAAGGTTCTTTCATCGGTGGTGATGACTTCAAGTCAGGTCAAACCAAGCTTAAGTCTGTCTTGGCTCAATTCTTGGTTGATGCCGGTATCAGACCAGTCTCCATTGCTTCCTACAACCACTTGGGTAACAACGACGGTTACAACTTGAGTGCTCCAAAGCAATTCAGATCCAAGGAAATCTCCAAGCAGTCTGTTGTTGATGACATCATTAAGTCCAACGAAATCTTGTacaacaaggaaaaggGTGACAAGATCGACCATTGTATTGTCATCAAGTACTTGCCAGCCGTCGGTGACTCCAAGGTTGCCATGGACGAGTACTACTCGGAATTGATGCTTGGTGGCCACAACAAGATCTCCATCCACAACGTCTGTGAAGACTCTTTGTTGGCTACTCCATTGATCATTGACTTGGTTGTCATTGCTGAATTCTTGCAAAGAGTTAACTACAAGAGAGCCGACGAAGGTGACGACAAGTACCAAGACTTCTACGCTGTTTTGTCTTTGTTGAGTTACTGGTTGAAGGCTCCATTGTCTAGACCAGGTTTCGAGCCAATCAACGGTTTGAACAAGCAAAGACAAGCCTTGGAAaacttgttgagattgttggTCGGATTGCCAATCAACAACGAGTTGAGATtcgaagaaagattggTATAATCTTACGCATAGATTGTGTTTATAGCTAGTAGTCCTTACTAAAATAATATTAATAATTTATATGActagatgaagaaagtagttgaagatgaagatgtagtGAAAGTGGCGAGCTGCGCTGAGACGCATAATTGACGTCTTGCTGACGCAATTTGGAGCCTGTAAATTGTCGGCTTCCGACATCAATCTGCAGACTGCCAGGCCATGACAAAGTAAAAGAGATTAGTAAAGCAGACATGTTTCTTCATAAGACAATACTACAACAAGTTATGAATCTGATCCCGATACAACATCTCTTTTGTTCATTATACAGGGTAGAATTCGTAGAACCAAACTCGTAGAGCCAAATTCGTAGAGCCAAACGTGCTCTCTTGGAATATATACTTCAACTCTGAACATCAGAACACTAGCAAGAAACATTTTATGGCTGAGAACAGGCGACTCTGTAGAGAGAGAAACAATAGTGTGGcatttggctgcgaattcTGCGCGCGCTTCAACTTGCTATAGGGCAACTATTTTAATAGACAAACTATTTTTAGACCAGCTTTTAGACAATCTAATTTAGACATCTACTTTTAAGGACCAGAAGTTTGAAGTGAAACCACTTGTTGGTCCATCGTAACCGTTAAGACTGAAGACTAGCACACGCGTACGAAGATGCCAACGGAACCCCAGAAAAGATTGCTTCTATTTTATGCTGCATCTGGACGTCACCGCCATGCATATTCCTGATAAGCAGACAAAATAGAAGAACTCGCTCTATTTGGATGCACGTGACATTTATCCCCTGC
Protein-coding regions in this window:
- the INO1 gene encoding Inositol-3-phosphate synthase (Myo-inositol-1-phosphate synthase) (MI-1-P synthase) (IPS); translated protein: MAPVQYTSSKEGFTNSNIQFNTDKAVSADDALLTKFTYENSIVEKDPSTGRLSVTPTAIDYQFKVDLKVPKVGLLLVGLGGNNGSTLVSSILANKHNISFENKEGVVKPNYYGSVTQSSTIKLGIDKETGNDVYAPFNSVVPLVNPNDLIVGGWDINGLSLDAAMQRAKVLDIDLQKKLTPYLKEYKPLPSVYYPDFIALNQKDRADNIINKTESGEIRTDNKWADVEKIRKDIRDFKESNKLDKVIVLWTANTERYADVIDGVNDNVDNLLASIKNNHDEIAPSTIFAVASILEKVPYINGSPQNTFVPGVIALAEKEGSFIGGDDFKSGQTKLKSVLAQFLVDAGIRPVSIASYNHLGNNDGYNLSAPKQFRSKEISKQSVVDDIIKSNEILYNKEKGDKIDHCIVIKYLPAVGDSKVAMDEYYSELMLGGHNKISIHNVCEDSLLATPLIIDLVVIAEFLQRVNYKRADEGDDKYQDFYAVLSLLSYWLKAPLSRPGFEPINGLNKQRQALENLLRLLVGLPINNELRFEERLV